The Trichosurus vulpecula isolate mTriVul1 chromosome 3, mTriVul1.pri, whole genome shotgun sequence genome includes a window with the following:
- the LOC118840853 gene encoding metallothionein-4 — MDPGECTCMSGGICICGDNCKCTSCSCKTCRKSCCPCCPPGCAKCAQGCICKGGSNKCSCCP; from the exons ATGGACCCTGGAGAGTGTACCTGTATGTCTG GAGGAATCTGCATCTGTGGTGATAACTGCAAATGTACATCCTGCAGCTGTAAGACATGTCGGAAAA GTTGTTGTCCCTGCTGCCCACCTGGCTGCGCCAAATGTGCCCAAGGCTGCATTTGCAAAGGAGGATCAAATAAATGCAGTTGCTGCCCATGA